In Neofelis nebulosa isolate mNeoNeb1 chromosome 10, mNeoNeb1.pri, whole genome shotgun sequence, one DNA window encodes the following:
- the HPX gene encoding hemopexin, which translates to MARALGVPVALGLLGLCWSLTLAHPLPPDGTPGNGAEGGSGARVNPDVTEPCSDGWSFDATTLDEHGAMLFFKGEFVWKSHKWVRELISERWKNFTSPVDAAFRRGHNSVFLIKGDKVWVYPPEKKEKGYPKLLQEEFPGIPSPVDAAVECHRGECQDEGVLFFQGNHTWFWDLTTGATKERSWPAVGNCSSALRWLSRYYCFRGNQFLRFNPVTGEVLPKYPLDVRDYFIPCPGRGHGHRNGTGHGNGTHPGHRDVRCGPDLVLSALLTDNHGATYAFSGSHYWRLDTSRDGWHSWPIVHQWPQGPSTVDAAFSWDDKLYLIQGTQIYIFLTKGGYTLVDGYPKRLEKEFGSPHGINLEAVDAAFTCPGSSRLHIMAGRKLWWLDLELGAQATWTELPWPHEKVDGALCVEKSLGPNSCSANGLGLYLIHGPNLYCYSDVEKLNTAKTLPQPLRVDSLLGCSH; encoded by the exons ATGGCTCGTGCACTGGGCGTACCAGTTGCACTGGGGTTGTTGGGCCTGTGCTGGTCTCTGACCCTTGCCCACCCTCTTCCTCC GGATGGTACCCCTGGGAACGGAGCTGAAGGTGGGAGTGGGGCCAGAGTGAACCCAGATGTGACAG aACCCTGTTCGGATGGCTGGAGCTTTGATGCTACCACCCTGGATGAACATGGGGCCATGCTCTTTTTTAAAG GGGAGTTCGTGTGGAAGAGTCACAAATGGGTCCGGGAGTTAATCTCAGAGAGGTGGAAGAATTTCACCAGCCCTGTGGATGCTGCATTCCGCCGTGGTCACAACAGTGTCTTCCTGATCAAG GGGGACAAAGTCTGGGTGTACCCTccggagaagaaagagaaaggatatCCTAAGTTGCTCCAAGAAGAGTTTCCTGGAATTCCATCCCCAGTGGATGCAGCTGTGGAATGTCACCGTGGGGAATGCCAAGATGAGGGTGTCCTCTTCTTCCAAG GTAACCACACATGGTTCTGGGACTTGACTACGGGAGCCACAAAGGAGCGTTCCTGGCCGGCTGTTGGGAACTGCTCCTCTGCCCTGCGATGGCTCAGCCGCTACTACTGCTTCCGGGGTAACCAATTCCTGCGCTTCAACCCTGTCACGGGAGAGGTGCTTCCAAAGTACCCTCTGGATGTTCGAGACTACTTCATACCCTGCCCTGGCAGAG GCCATGGACACAGGAATGGGACAGGCCATGGGAATGGTACCCACCCTGGCCATAGGGATGTGCGCTGTGGCCCAGATCTAGTCTTATCTGCACTGCTGACTGACAACCATGGTGCCACGTATGCCTTTAGTG GGTCCCACTACTGGCGTCTGGACACCAGCCGGGATGGGTGGCACAGCTGGCCCATTGTCCATCAGTGGCCCCAGGGTCCTTCAACAGTGGATGCTGCCTTTTCCTGGGATGATAAACTTTACCTGATCCAG GGCACTCAGATATATATCTTCTTGACTAAAGGAGGCTATACTCTAGTAGATGGTTATCCAAAGAGGCTGGAGAAGGAATTTGGGAGCCCTCATGGGATCAACCTTGAGGCTGTAGATGCAGCCTTTACTTGTCCTGGGTCTTCTCGGCTCCACATTATGGCAG GACGGAAGCTGTGGTGGCTGGACCTGGAGTTAGGAGCCCAAGCCACATGGACGGAGCTTCCTTGGCCCCATGAGAAGGTTGATGGGGCCCTGTGTGTGGAAAAGTCCCTTggccccaactcatgttctgccAATGGCCTTGGCTTGTACCTCATCCATGGCCCCAATTTGTACTGCTACAgtgatgtggagaaactgaacaCAGCCAAGACCCTACCCCAGCCCCTGAGAGTGGACAGCCTCCTGGGCTGCAGTCATTGA